In Pedobacter sp. SL55, the following proteins share a genomic window:
- a CDS encoding RDD family protein: MQQTHVHEELDYSRASTGKRFANYLIDALVFYVVAFLLGIVVGFFKPELLPDEDSGILSRIVSLICYGMLMFVIEAACGGKTLGKVITGTKAINSDGSEMSFQKAFIRNIIRCIPFNALSAFGTPCNPWHDAWSNTMVIDEKKLDLQLRKDVFFSELSNQNGAADMASQ, translated from the coding sequence ATGCAACAAACACACGTTCACGAAGAGTTAGATTACAGTAGGGCAAGTACAGGAAAGAGATTTGCTAATTATTTGATAGATGCTTTGGTATTTTACGTTGTAGCATTTTTATTGGGTATTGTAGTCGGATTTTTTAAGCCAGAGCTATTACCAGATGAAGATAGTGGTATTTTAAGTCGAATTGTTTCCTTAATCTGTTACGGGATGTTAATGTTCGTTATTGAAGCTGCATGTGGTGGCAAAACTTTAGGGAAAGTAATTACGGGTACCAAAGCAATCAATTCGGATGGTAGTGAGATGAGCTTTCAAAAAGCATTTATTCGTAATATCATTCGTTGCATTCCATTTAATGCGCTTAGTGCGTTTGGCACGCCTTGTAATCCGTGGCACGACGCATGGTCTAATACGATGGTAATTGATGAGAAAAAATTAGATCTACAGCTTCGAAAAGACGTTTTCTTTTCTGAGCTTAGCAATCAAAATGGAGCAGCAGACATGGCTTCGCAATGA